A region of Streptomyces sp. TG1A-60 DNA encodes the following proteins:
- the zapE gene encoding cell division protein ZapE — translation MPCSVARPLDSVTVSSSSAAVSGIGPPSQAAPLSLCTREPHVPADRLVAEMVPPPRFDSVRFDTYIPDPDQPSQTEAVRVLSGFAAGLGGAHATGAGKRGFLGFGRARPPKVPAGPRGVYLDGGYGVGKTHLLASLWHATPAEPALKAFGTFVELTNLVGALGFQKTVQTLSGHRLLCIDEFELDDPGDTVLVSTLLGKLVDAGVALAATSNTLPGKLGEGRFAAADFLREIQGLSAHFRALRIDGEDYRHRGLPEAPAPYADEEVTKAAYATEGASLDDFPHLLDHLARVHPSRYGALTDDLKAVCLTDVRPVPDQSTALRLVVLADRLYDREVPVLASGLPFDRLFSEEMLKGGYRKKYFRAISRLTALARDAKPLVEH, via the coding sequence ATGCCGTGCAGTGTGGCACGGCCCTTAGACTCGGTAACCGTGTCGTCGTCCTCAGCCGCCGTGTCCGGGATCGGTCCGCCATCCCAAGCTGCCCCCCTGTCCCTGTGCACCCGCGAGCCGCACGTGCCCGCGGACCGGCTCGTCGCCGAGATGGTGCCGCCGCCCCGTTTCGACTCGGTCCGCTTCGACACGTACATCCCGGACCCGGACCAGCCCAGCCAGACGGAGGCGGTCCGCGTCCTGAGCGGCTTCGCGGCGGGTCTTGGCGGGGCGCACGCGACGGGCGCCGGCAAGCGCGGCTTCCTCGGCTTCGGAAGGGCGAGACCCCCCAAGGTCCCCGCGGGCCCGCGCGGCGTCTACCTGGACGGCGGATACGGCGTCGGCAAGACCCATCTGCTCGCCTCCCTGTGGCACGCGACACCGGCCGAGCCCGCGCTCAAGGCCTTCGGCACCTTCGTGGAGCTGACGAATCTGGTCGGCGCGCTCGGCTTCCAGAAGACGGTCCAGACCCTCTCCGGGCACCGCCTGCTGTGCATCGACGAGTTCGAACTGGACGATCCGGGGGACACCGTCCTCGTGTCGACCCTGCTCGGCAAGCTCGTGGACGCGGGTGTGGCGTTGGCCGCCACCTCGAACACACTGCCGGGCAAGCTCGGCGAGGGCCGGTTCGCGGCGGCCGATTTCCTACGGGAGATCCAGGGCCTGTCCGCCCATTTCCGCGCCCTGCGCATCGACGGCGAGGACTACCGCCACCGAGGTCTGCCCGAGGCCCCGGCGCCGTACGCCGACGAAGAGGTCACCAAGGCGGCGTACGCCACCGAGGGCGCCTCGCTCGACGACTTCCCCCACCTGCTGGACCATCTGGCGCGTGTCCACCCCAGCCGGTACGGCGCCCTCACGGACGACCTGAAAGCCGTGTGCCTGACGGATGTGCGGCCGGTCCCGGACCAGTCCACGGCCCTGCGGCTCGTCGTGCTCGCCGACCGGCTGTACGACCGCGAGGTGCCCGTGCTCGCGTCGGGGCTGCCCTTCGACCGGCTGTTCAGCGAGGAGATGCTGAAGGGCGGTTACCGCAAGAAGTACTTCCGCGCCATCTCCCGCCTCACCGCGCTCGCCCGTGACGCGAAGCCCCTCGTGGAGCACTGA
- a CDS encoding carbonic anhydrase, with protein sequence MQPLIDNARTFGQRPEEFARLAEGQSPEVLFITCSDSRVVPALITGARPGELFELRTAGNIVPPYTSDRPTGETATIEYAVEVLGVTDIVVCGHSHCGAVGALVRGDDLDAVPAVRDWLTNATPRPEGPVEDPTVADGVQNHVLSQLLRLRSYPCVEKRLADGRLRLRGWYYEVHTGSVREHRADSDKFETL encoded by the coding sequence ATGCAGCCCCTCATCGACAACGCCCGTACGTTCGGACAGCGCCCTGAGGAGTTCGCCAGGCTGGCCGAAGGCCAGTCCCCCGAGGTCCTGTTCATCACCTGCTCCGACTCGCGGGTCGTCCCCGCCCTGATCACGGGCGCCCGCCCCGGCGAGCTCTTCGAGCTGCGCACCGCCGGCAACATCGTGCCCCCGTACACGTCCGACCGCCCCACCGGTGAGACCGCCACCATCGAGTACGCCGTGGAGGTCCTCGGTGTCACCGACATCGTGGTCTGCGGACACTCGCACTGCGGCGCCGTGGGCGCGCTGGTGCGCGGCGACGACCTCGACGCCGTACCCGCCGTACGCGACTGGCTGACCAACGCCACACCCCGCCCCGAAGGGCCGGTCGAGGATCCGACCGTCGCGGACGGGGTCCAGAACCACGTCCTCAGCCAGCTGCTGCGGCTGCGCTCCTACCCCTGCGTGGAGAAGCGCCTCGCGGACGGCCGGCTGCGGCTGCGCGGCTGGTACTACGAGGTCCACACCGGTTCCGTGCGCGAACACCGTGCGGACAGCGACAAGTTCGAGACTCTGTGA
- a CDS encoding SulP family inorganic anion transporter: MTSKASLTSRFPHLRQDFGASLVVFLVALPLCVGVAVASGVPAELGLVTGIVGGLVAGLMRGSSLQVSGPAAGMTVLVFEAVRQFGLPALGVIVLAAGLLQLAMGALRLGRWFRAISVSVVEGMLAGIGLVIIAGQLYAAAGLKAPTSGLDKIAGLPGAFVDALGSTASLASLTVGAGTIAVTVLWKRLPKRAQVVPGALAAVVLATVATLTLSLPVANVEVRGLLDVIQPPGLDAFGQLADVAIIGTILAFTLIASAESLFSAAAVDRMHDGPRTEYDKELMAQGAGNTVCGLLGALPMTAVIVRSSANVQAGAKTKASRVLHGVWLLLFVALLPGALALIPLPALAGILVHAGWKLIPLREIVSLWRSHRGEALILVTTAVAIVAVNMFEGVLIGLALSVAKTAWEASHIKLEVIDKGAGPVQAYLSGNATFLRLPKILDDLESLPQDRPVELHLTGLHHLDHACRTALENWAERHSSTGTEPVRMTVPEPEKVTSGTP; encoded by the coding sequence ATGACGTCCAAGGCCTCCCTCACGTCCAGGTTCCCTCATCTGCGGCAGGACTTCGGCGCCTCGCTCGTCGTGTTCCTGGTCGCTCTCCCGCTGTGCGTGGGCGTCGCCGTCGCCTCCGGGGTCCCGGCCGAGCTCGGCCTGGTCACCGGCATCGTGGGCGGCCTCGTCGCCGGTCTGATGCGCGGCAGCAGCCTGCAGGTCTCCGGCCCGGCGGCCGGTATGACCGTGCTGGTCTTCGAGGCGGTACGCCAGTTCGGCCTCCCCGCCCTCGGGGTGATCGTGCTCGCCGCGGGCCTGCTCCAGCTCGCCATGGGCGCACTGAGGCTGGGCCGCTGGTTCCGCGCCATATCCGTCTCCGTCGTCGAGGGCATGCTCGCCGGCATCGGCCTAGTGATCATCGCGGGCCAGCTCTACGCGGCGGCCGGCCTGAAGGCCCCCACCTCCGGCCTCGACAAGATCGCGGGCCTGCCCGGCGCCTTCGTCGACGCCCTGGGCAGCACCGCCTCGCTCGCCTCCCTCACGGTCGGCGCGGGCACCATCGCCGTGACGGTGCTGTGGAAGCGTCTGCCGAAGCGGGCCCAGGTGGTGCCCGGCGCGCTCGCCGCGGTCGTCCTGGCCACCGTCGCCACCCTGACCCTCAGCCTGCCGGTGGCCAACGTCGAGGTGAGGGGCCTGCTGGACGTCATCCAGCCTCCCGGCCTCGACGCCTTCGGGCAGCTGGCGGACGTGGCGATCATCGGCACGATCCTCGCCTTCACCCTCATCGCCTCCGCCGAGAGCCTGTTCAGCGCGGCGGCCGTGGACCGGATGCACGACGGGCCGCGCACCGAGTACGACAAGGAGCTGATGGCCCAGGGCGCCGGCAACACGGTGTGCGGGCTGCTGGGCGCGCTGCCGATGACCGCGGTGATCGTGCGCAGTTCCGCCAACGTGCAGGCCGGCGCGAAGACGAAGGCGTCCCGTGTCCTGCACGGCGTCTGGCTCCTGCTCTTCGTGGCCCTGCTGCCGGGCGCCCTCGCCCTGATCCCGCTCCCCGCGCTGGCCGGCATCCTCGTCCACGCGGGCTGGAAGCTGATCCCGTTGCGCGAGATCGTCTCGCTGTGGCGGTCGCACCGGGGCGAGGCGCTGATCCTGGTCACCACGGCCGTGGCGATCGTCGCGGTGAACATGTTCGAAGGCGTACTGATCGGTCTGGCCCTCTCCGTGGCCAAGACCGCCTGGGAGGCCTCGCACATCAAGCTGGAGGTCATAGACAAGGGCGCCGGCCCCGTCCAGGCCTATCTCTCCGGCAACGCGACCTTCCTGCGCCTGCCCAAAATACTGGACGACCTCGAATCCCTCCCCCAGGACCGCCCGGTGGAACTCCACCTCACCGGCCTCCACCACCTCGACCACGCCTGCCGCACCGCCCTCGAGAACTGGGCGGAACGTCACAGCTCGACCGGCACGGAACCGGTACGCATGACGGTTCCGGAACCGGAGAAGGTGACGTCAGGAACCCCCTGA
- a CDS encoding slipin family protein, which produces MVQELLVAATAAASTALVYVAAAARVVKQYERGVVFRLGRLRGRPRSPGFTMVVPGIDHLRKVNMQIVTMPVPAQEGITRDNVTVRVDAVVYFKVVDAASALITVEDYKFAVSQMAQTSLRSIIGKSDLDDLLSNREKLNQGLELMIDSPAVGWGVQVDRVEIKDVSLPETMKRSMARQAEADRERRARVINADAELQASRKLAEAAKEMADTPSALQLRLLQTVVAVAAEKNSTLVLPFPVELLRFLERAQAGPPPDTPPLPPPPTE; this is translated from the coding sequence ATGGTCCAGGAGCTCCTCGTCGCGGCCACAGCAGCCGCCTCCACCGCCCTCGTGTACGTCGCGGCCGCGGCCCGAGTCGTCAAGCAGTACGAACGCGGCGTGGTCTTCCGCCTCGGCCGCCTGCGAGGCCGGCCCCGATCCCCCGGCTTCACCATGGTCGTCCCCGGCATCGACCACCTGCGCAAGGTGAACATGCAGATCGTCACGATGCCCGTACCCGCCCAGGAGGGCATCACCCGCGACAACGTCACCGTGCGCGTCGACGCGGTCGTCTACTTCAAGGTCGTGGACGCGGCGAGCGCGCTCATCACCGTGGAGGACTACAAGTTCGCGGTCTCCCAGATGGCCCAGACCTCCCTCCGTTCGATCATCGGCAAGAGCGACCTCGACGACCTCCTCTCCAACCGCGAGAAGCTGAACCAGGGCCTGGAGCTGATGATCGACAGCCCAGCCGTCGGCTGGGGCGTCCAGGTCGACCGCGTAGAGATCAAGGACGTGTCCCTCCCGGAGACCATGAAGCGCTCCATGGCCCGCCAGGCCGAGGCCGACCGCGAACGCCGCGCCCGCGTCATCAACGCGGACGCCGAGCTGCAGGCCTCCAGAAAACTGGCCGAGGCGGCGAAGGAAATGGCCGACACCCCCTCCGCCCTCCAACTCCGCCTGCTCCAGACGGTGGTGGCCGTAGCCGCCGAGAAGAACTCCACGCTCGTACTCCCCTTCCCGGTGGAACTGCTCAGATTCCTGGAACGAGCCCAGGCAGGCCCACCCCCGGACACCCCGCCCCTCCCGCCCCCTCCGACCGAGTGA
- a CDS encoding alkaline phosphatase PhoX, whose amino-acid sequence MTRRQALARSGALGAGIAFTGALSELFAGTAAAQSGLGHSGYGPLIPDPNGLLDLPKGFRYRVLSREGDPLRSGEGRVPSNHDGMSAFPGRHGRVHLVRNHENRHNGRIPVPTVEGLTYDPMGKGGCTSLTLDAHGEVRSERVAIAGTAVNCAGGPTPWGTWLTCEETEDKAGTNGYTKDHGFVFEVDAANPHRSGAVPLTAMGRFQHEAIAVDPRRGVVYETEDAFEHPFGLFYRFLPDRPKGRLGSLRAGGRLQALRVPGVPDLSSIQETGACFERIEWVDVPDPLASRTPIRHQDFGPQGITHAQKLEGCYWGGRCAYFVSSFARGAEGSAADHYGQIWRYDPDHHALTLVIAFGPDTDTQLPGESPDNICLAPSGGLMVCEDGNGTQYVYGVTRHGHVYAMARNAQAITSAAVAGGTSTAPEQGEFAGVTFSPDGDTMYLNCYTPGTTFAVTGPWRRT is encoded by the coding sequence GTGACCCGCCGCCAGGCCCTGGCCCGCTCCGGCGCCCTGGGCGCAGGCATCGCGTTCACCGGAGCCCTGTCCGAACTCTTCGCGGGCACCGCCGCCGCACAGAGCGGCCTCGGCCACTCCGGTTACGGTCCGCTGATCCCCGACCCGAACGGCCTGCTCGACCTGCCGAAAGGTTTCCGCTACCGAGTCCTGTCCCGCGAGGGCGACCCTCTGCGTTCCGGTGAGGGCCGGGTCCCCAGCAACCACGACGGCATGTCCGCCTTCCCCGGCAGACACGGCCGCGTCCACCTCGTCCGCAACCACGAGAACCGCCACAACGGCCGCATCCCGGTCCCCACCGTCGAGGGGCTCACCTACGACCCGATGGGCAAGGGCGGCTGCACGTCCCTGACTCTCGACGCCCACGGCGAGGTCCGTTCCGAACGGGTCGCCATCGCCGGCACCGCCGTCAACTGCGCGGGCGGCCCCACCCCTTGGGGCACGTGGCTGACCTGCGAGGAGACCGAGGACAAGGCCGGCACCAACGGCTACACCAAGGACCACGGCTTCGTCTTCGAGGTGGACGCGGCGAACCCGCACCGCTCCGGAGCCGTACCGCTGACGGCGATGGGCCGTTTCCAGCACGAGGCGATCGCCGTGGACCCGCGCCGAGGCGTCGTCTACGAAACGGAGGACGCCTTCGAGCATCCCTTCGGCCTCTTCTACCGTTTCCTCCCCGACAGGCCGAAAGGCCGCCTCGGTTCACTGCGTGCGGGCGGCCGGCTCCAGGCGCTGCGCGTCCCCGGCGTACCCGACCTGTCCTCCATCCAGGAGACCGGCGCCTGTTTCGAGCGGATCGAATGGGTCGACGTCCCCGACCCCCTCGCCTCCCGGACTCCCATCCGCCACCAGGACTTCGGCCCCCAGGGCATCACCCACGCCCAGAAACTGGAAGGCTGTTACTGGGGCGGCCGGTGCGCCTACTTCGTCTCCTCCTTCGCCCGCGGCGCGGAGGGCTCCGCCGCCGACCACTACGGCCAGATCTGGCGCTACGACCCCGACCACCACGCCCTCACCCTTGTCATCGCCTTCGGCCCCGACACCGACACCCAGCTCCCCGGCGAGTCCCCCGACAACATCTGCCTCGCCCCCAGCGGCGGCCTCATGGTCTGCGAGGACGGCAACGGCACCCAATACGTCTACGGCGTCACCCGCCATGGCCACGTCTACGCCATGGCCCGCAACGCCCAGGCGATCACGTCAGCCGCTGTGGCGGGCGGCACCTCCACCGCCCCGGAACAGGGCGAGTTCGCCGGTGTCACCTTCTCCCCCGACGGTGACACGATGTACCTCAACTGCTACACCCCGGGTACGACCTTCGCGGTGACGGGGCCGTGGCGTCGTACCTGA
- a CDS encoding polysaccharide deacetylase family protein, translating to MITPVRRITVLSALCALGAALTACGAPHASTRIVTATATADPSAVSSSRPPTLAPGPAGLTPVFEHGPRTRVDKTVALTFDADMTADQGDRAAAGERFDNPELIAALRQLKVPATVFMTGRWVEEYPIQARSIGRDPLFEVANHSYSHHAFTADCYGLPTMAPGRMRADLERAYRVFREAGVANPMPYFRFPGGCYDRRALRSLTASGVTAVQWDVVSGDAFATDADAVVREVLEGVRPGSVVVMHCTRSAAPVTERAVRKIVPALRERGYRFVKVSELVGTTTATATATATATAH from the coding sequence GTGATCACTCCTGTACGAAGAATCACCGTGCTCTCCGCTCTCTGCGCACTCGGCGCCGCCCTCACCGCCTGTGGCGCGCCGCACGCCTCGACCCGCATCGTTACCGCCACCGCCACCGCCGACCCCTCGGCGGTCTCCTCGTCCCGTCCCCCCACACTCGCCCCGGGCCCGGCCGGGCTGACGCCCGTGTTCGAGCACGGCCCCCGTACGCGCGTCGACAAGACGGTCGCGCTCACCTTCGACGCGGACATGACCGCGGATCAGGGCGACAGGGCCGCCGCGGGTGAACGGTTCGACAACCCGGAGCTGATCGCCGCACTGCGGCAGTTGAAGGTTCCGGCGACGGTGTTCATGACAGGCCGATGGGTCGAGGAGTATCCGATCCAGGCGCGGTCGATCGGGCGGGACCCCCTGTTCGAGGTCGCGAACCATTCGTACAGCCATCACGCCTTCACCGCGGACTGCTACGGCCTGCCCACGATGGCACCGGGGCGCATGCGCGCGGATCTGGAGCGGGCCTACCGGGTGTTCCGGGAGGCGGGGGTGGCGAATCCGATGCCTTACTTCCGGTTCCCCGGTGGCTGCTACGACCGACGCGCGCTGCGAAGCCTCACCGCGTCCGGGGTGACGGCGGTGCAGTGGGACGTGGTGAGCGGGGACGCGTTCGCGACGGACGCGGACGCGGTGGTGCGGGAGGTGCTGGAGGGGGTGCGGCCGGGATCCGTCGTGGTCATGCACTGCACGCGGAGTGCCGCGCCGGTCACCGAGAGGGCCGTACGGAAGATCGTGCCGGCGCTCCGGGAGCGCGGGTACCGGTTCGTGAAGGTGTCGGAGCTGGTCGGTACGACAACGGCAACGGCAACGGCAACGGCAACGGCAACGGCTCACTGA
- a CDS encoding ABC transporter has translation MTALLRYQAALLVRSQRWLAPVILYAAFLGIGVQNGQPVLDSLGYTAAALLPVAAWLMRICATNEPPAARSCAGAAAGPGRAHLACVLVALSAAALLGTVATVVVTIISAPTSTDHQTRVEAIPAGGAGLLAALACALLGTAVGALTNWPLLRSRGRAVPALLLGALLALVVAGSPARAAVTALVDGSRHGTIPVPVLPLAAAGLLAAVATAVACALTTRRSA, from the coding sequence ATGACCGCCCTCCTCCGCTACCAGGCCGCCCTCCTCGTCCGCTCCCAGAGATGGCTGGCGCCCGTCATCCTGTACGCGGCGTTCCTCGGCATCGGCGTGCAGAACGGGCAGCCGGTGCTCGACTCGCTCGGCTACACGGCCGCCGCGCTGCTGCCCGTGGCCGCGTGGCTGATGCGGATCTGTGCCACCAACGAGCCCCCGGCGGCCCGCAGTTGTGCGGGCGCGGCGGCCGGTCCGGGCCGGGCGCACCTGGCCTGCGTCCTGGTCGCGCTCTCGGCGGCGGCGCTCCTCGGGACGGTGGCCACGGTCGTCGTCACGATCATCAGTGCCCCCACGAGCACGGACCACCAGACACGCGTGGAGGCGATCCCGGCGGGCGGCGCCGGACTGCTGGCCGCCCTCGCATGCGCCCTCCTCGGCACGGCCGTCGGCGCGCTCACGAACTGGCCTCTGCTGCGCTCGCGGGGCCGGGCCGTCCCCGCCCTGCTCCTCGGCGCGCTGCTGGCCCTGGTGGTGGCCGGCTCCCCGGCGCGGGCGGCGGTCACCGCCCTGGTCGACGGCTCGCGGCACGGGACCATCCCGGTACCCGTCCTGCCCCTGGCCGCAGCCGGGCTCCTCGCGGCGGTCGCCACCGCCGTGGCCTGTGCCCTGACGACCCGACGCTCAGCCTGA
- a CDS encoding ATP-binding cassette domain-containing protein, with protein sequence MERELLLRLEGVGRRYGVRGPWVLRGVDLEIAPGALIRVEGANGTGKSTLLRVLAGIDAPTEGRATGRPRTAYVPERFPAALPFTAAGYLTHLGAVHGLDRPAAARAADEWLERFGAAEHARTPMAELSKGSSQKVAVAQALLADPELLVLDEAWTGLDADAREELERVVAERTTAGAAVVFVDHDQRRLTGVPDATYAVIEGALDLREARGTPRAEAGDDASAAVSVVVEGQGRPGPQVPDEIRKWVTTHEETGSGEHRFTIPETRSDTLLRALLGARPPWHVVSVGPAPEPADSPASAALAEPEVESS encoded by the coding sequence ATGGAACGTGAGTTACTGCTGAGGCTGGAGGGTGTCGGCCGCCGTTACGGGGTCCGCGGTCCCTGGGTCCTGCGCGGCGTCGACCTGGAGATCGCTCCCGGCGCGCTGATCCGGGTGGAGGGCGCGAACGGCACCGGCAAGTCGACGCTGCTCCGCGTCCTCGCCGGGATCGACGCGCCCACGGAGGGGCGGGCGACGGGGCGCCCGCGCACGGCGTACGTCCCCGAACGCTTCCCCGCCGCGCTGCCCTTCACGGCCGCCGGGTACCTCACCCACCTCGGCGCGGTGCACGGCCTGGACCGCCCGGCCGCCGCCCGCGCCGCCGACGAGTGGCTGGAGCGCTTCGGGGCCGCCGAGCACGCCCGCACGCCGATGGCGGAACTCTCCAAGGGCAGCAGCCAGAAGGTCGCCGTGGCCCAGGCCCTGCTCGCCGACCCCGAGTTGCTCGTCCTCGACGAGGCCTGGACCGGCCTGGACGCCGACGCCCGGGAGGAGTTGGAGCGCGTGGTTGCCGAGCGTACGACAGCCGGGGCCGCGGTCGTGTTCGTCGACCATGACCAGCGCCGGCTGACAGGAGTGCCGGACGCGACGTACGCGGTGATCGAGGGAGCGCTCGACCTCCGTGAGGCGAGGGGGACTCCGCGGGCGGAGGCGGGCGACGACGCTTCGGCGGCCGTGTCCGTCGTCGTCGAGGGGCAGGGGCGGCCAGGTCCCCAAGTCCCGGACGAGATAAGGAAATGGGTGACGACCCACGAGGAAACCGGCTCCGGTGAACACCGATTCACCATCCCGGAGACTCGGTCGGACACGCTGCTCAGGGCGTTGCTGGGGGCTCGTCCGCCCTGGCACGTCGTGAGCGTGGGTCCGGCGCCCGAGCCGGCCGACTCACCCGCATCCGCGGCCCTGGCCGAACCGGAAGTGGAAAGCTCCTGA
- a CDS encoding aminoacyl-tRNA hydrolase, producing MTTSDPTPAATSASVSRSAPAPTPTRDNPFRHARTSRDEAPQFVLPLVARVERAAPPARTDALETAARAVLVLLSDVRTLGDGEWAEAVRSWQDARIRKVVRRARGAEWRRAASLPGITVSGKSAEVRVFPPVPLDGWPKDLARLQVSGTDLEDPEPPAGPDPAAPVLWLNPEVGMSAGKAMAQAGHAAQLAWWDLSGTARAAWRDAGFPLAVRTAAPDRWQALTSAGLPLVRDAGFTEVAPGSSTVVADHRVLRG from the coding sequence GTGACCACCAGCGACCCGACCCCTGCTGCCACCTCTGCCTCGGTCTCCCGCTCGGCCCCGGCCCCCACCCCCACACGGGACAACCCCTTCCGCCACGCGCGGACCTCGCGCGACGAGGCGCCGCAGTTCGTGCTGCCCCTGGTCGCCCGCGTCGAGCGGGCCGCTCCCCCGGCGCGTACGGACGCGCTGGAGACGGCCGCGCGGGCGGTGCTGGTGCTGCTGAGCGACGTACGGACGCTGGGGGACGGCGAGTGGGCCGAGGCGGTGCGGAGCTGGCAGGACGCGCGGATCCGGAAGGTGGTGCGGCGGGCGCGCGGCGCGGAGTGGCGGCGGGCCGCGTCCCTGCCGGGGATCACGGTGTCGGGCAAGTCGGCCGAGGTGCGCGTCTTTCCGCCCGTCCCGCTCGACGGCTGGCCCAAGGACCTGGCCCGTCTCCAGGTCTCCGGCACGGACCTGGAGGATCCGGAGCCGCCGGCCGGCCCCGACCCCGCCGCCCCGGTGCTGTGGCTGAACCCCGAGGTGGGGATGTCGGCCGGCAAGGCGATGGCGCAGGCGGGCCACGCCGCCCAGCTCGCCTGGTGGGACCTTTCCGGCACGGCCCGCGCGGCCTGGCGCGACGCGGGCTTCCCGCTCGCCGTGCGCACTGCCGCCCCCGACCGATGGCAGGCCCTCACCAGCGCCGGCCTGCCTCTCGTCCGCGACGCGGGCTTCACGGAAGTCGCCCCGGGCTCCAGCACGGTGGTCGCGGACCATCGGGTCCTGCGCGGCTGA